A part of Aegilops tauschii subsp. strangulata cultivar AL8/78 chromosome 2, Aet v6.0, whole genome shotgun sequence genomic DNA contains:
- the LOC109751434 gene encoding trans-cinnamate 4-monooxygenase, giving the protein MDLLFLEKLLVGLFASVLVAVAVSKLRGRKLRLPPGPVPVPIFGNWLQVGDDLNHRNLAALARRFGEIFLLRMGQRNVVVVSSPDLAREVLHARGAEFGSRGRNVVFDVFTDGGQDMVFAAYGDHWRTMRRVMTAPFFTGKVVQRHHAGWEAEAAAVVDAVRADPAAATGGVVLRRHMQLMMYNNMYGLMFGRRFEGLDDPLLLRLRELNGERSRLAQSFEYNYGDFIPVLRPFLRGYLKICKEVKDARLKLYKDCFVEERRKMLARFKATDSHELKCGMDEILEAQRKGEINEDHVLFIVENINVAAIETTLWAMEWAVAELVNHPETQQKLRREMDTVLGAGHQVTEPDTHRLPYLQAVVKEALRLRMAIPLLVPHMNLRAAELGGHGVPAESKVLVNAWHLANDPGLWERPGEFRPERFLEEERHVEAGGNDFRYLPFGAGRRSCPGIVLALPFLCITVGHLVQNFELLPPPGQGMLDTTEKGGQFSLHILKHSTIVAKPRVF; this is encoded by the exons ATGGACCTCCTTTTCCTGGAGAAGCTCCTCGTCGGCCTCTTCGCGTCCGTGCTGGTCGCCGTCGCCGTGTCCAAGCTCCGCGGTCGCAAGCTCCGGCTGCCGCCCGGCCCTGTCCCGGTGCCCATCTTCGGCAACTGGCTCCAGGTCGGGGACGACCTCAACCACCGCAACCTAGCGGCGCTGGCCCGCAGGTTCGGAGAGATCTTCCTCCTCCGCATGGGCCAGCGCAACGTGGTGGTGGTCTCCTCCCCGGATCTCGCGCGCGAGGTGCTCCACGCGCGGGGGGCGGAGTTCGGCTCCCGCGGCCGGAACGTGGTGTTCGACGTCTTCACCGACGGGGGCCAGGACATGGTGTTCGCGGCGTACGGCGACCACTGGCGCACGATGCGCCGCGTCATGACGGCGCCCTTCTTCACGGGCAAGGTGGTGCAGCGGCACCACGCAGGATGGGAGGCCGAGGCCGCGGCCGTCGTGGACGCCGTCcgcgccgaccccgccgccgccaccggcggcGTCGTGCTCCGCCGCCACATGCAGCTCATGATGTACAACAACATGTACGGCCTCATGTTCGGCCGGCGGTTCGAGGGCCTGGACGACCCCCTGCTCCTCCGCCTCAGGGAGCTCAACGGCGAGCGCAGCCGCCTCGCGCAGAGCTTCGAGTACAACTACGGCGACTTCATTCCCGTCCTGCGTCCGTTCCTCCGCGGCTACCTCAAGATCTGCAAGGAGGTCAAGGACGCCCGCCTCAAGCTCTACAAGGATTGCTTCGTCGAGGAGAGGAG GAAGATGCTGGCGAGATTCAAGGCCACGGACAGCCATGAGCTCAAGTGCGGCATGGATGAGATTCTGGAGGCGCAGCGCAAGGGCGAGATCAACGAGGATCACGTGCTCTTCATCGTCGAGAATATCAACGTTGCCG CGATCGAGACGACGCTGTGGGCGATGGAGTGGGCGGTGGCCGAGCTGGTGAACCACCCGGAGACCCAGCAGAAGCTGCGGCGCGAGATGGACACCGTGCTGGGAGCCGGCCACCaggtcaccgagccggacacgcaCAGGCTCCCCTACCTGCAGGCCGTGGTCAAGGAGGCGCTCCGGCTGCGCATGGCCATCCCGCTGCTGGTGCCGCACATGAACCTCCGCGCCGCCGAGCTCGGCGGCCACGGCGTCCCCGCCGAGAGCAAGGTCCTCGTCAACGCCTGGCACCTCGCCAACGACCCCGGCCTGTGGGAGCGGCCCGGCGAGTTCCGCCCCGAGAGGTTCCTGGAGGAGGAGAGGCACGTCGAGGCCGGCGGCAACGACTTCAGGTACCTCCCCTTCGGCGCCGGCCGCAGGAGCTGCCCGGGCATCGTCCTCGCGCTGCCGTTCCTCTGCATTACCGTCGGCCACCTCGTGCAGAACTTCGAGCTGCTGCCGCCGCCCGGGCAGGGCATGCTCGACACCACTGAGAAAGGCGGGCAGTTCAGCCTCCACATCTTGAAGCATTCCACCATCGTGGCCAAACCGAGGGTGTTTTAA